The Spea bombifrons isolate aSpeBom1 chromosome 4, aSpeBom1.2.pri, whole genome shotgun sequence genome segment TGCTTTAAGTCTGATTGCCAAATGACTCATAAACTTCTTGTAGATGACCCTTGGCCAAAACAGGTGGACCTTATTTATATAGACTACATAGAAAAGTAGAAGCAGAGAAGACCCATTCCTCCCATGTGGGTTAACTTTACATCCGAGcccctgaccctctagttttatatTATGACTTCTTCTTCTCTTGGTGGATCAAACACCATGGAAAAAGGTTGGCCGTTTCTATTCATTGCtttaccgtttttttttttgtatttacaaatacatttggCTCATTCTATAATAACTATTATGTTATAATTCTACCCAGGACGCCCCTCCTGTGTCCTTTTGGTGGAACGCATTCATTATCCAGACGCTGGAGGCATTTAGGTTGGCGGTGGACGGGATGTATTCTGTAATAACTCAGGTACTGAATATAAAAGCACTAGTTGGGAAATAAGATATAATTGATCCATTGTTGTGTGCGCTCGGAGCAATGTTGCTTTACCGGTTACTGTATTTATGCTAGCGGAACCCGACACTTTTCTAAACAATCTATATCGTTGCCAAGATGCGCTGCGGGTTGCTGATTCAGTATTGGAAAAAAATTTGAATTATCGGCATAAACGCGACGTTCTCTCTAATCTTTTCCTGGTTCAACCAGACTAGGTGTGTTCCAAAAAGATATGCTTTTTATTCCACGGCAGTAATGCTAATAATATTTGTCCCCATCGTGTGTCGTTTCAATGTTACGCTATTTCGTTTGTGGAAGAGGATATTGGAATGGATCCGATAGAAGAATGGCTAAGAAACGGTGGCACATGGCTACTTGGGGTAAGAAGCGCCCAATAATCCAAGCCACTTTTAAAGTAACAGACATTAATTTCTTTTTGCGATAACCGGCCTTTTTAAAGAAAGCTTTAAGCCTGACATCTGGCATACTATGGGAGTATGCATTGGAGGCCCAGTGACAAATTCTGGCCCAGTCATAATATTTCTCCCTTTATcgattaaattgtatttattacttATCAGAATATATGAAGTTCCCTTCCAGGAATGTTGCTGAAAGCACTTACCATCCCCTTATCACAAACCTGACCTTCACAAGTCAGTTGGTCCACCAGGGTGATTCAGACTCGGGCATTCTAACGTTTAGCACAATGCGATAACATAAgccttggtatttttatttagcaCACTGGAATTATTACGGTGTGTACATAATACAATCCTCCAAcacaacaaaaagaagaaaaaaaaaagaaaaacaatcgagcaatataataaatgcagtcataaaaatatatgctgtTTCATTTTACTCAATGTTGTCTCGTTCAgaatttttgccaggaacacttaaGTCATTTGACAGAAAAGAAGGCACTATGTTGTAATAGTAACTAAAGTTGCTGTGGTGTAACGGGATTAAACCATGAGGAAATGATACTTATAGATCCCCTAAGATTTGCTTAACATGACAATGTAACTAATGTTTATTCTAAGTGGAACGTCGCCTCGAAAATTGCTTTGGCCCCTTTTGAAGATGccaaaaagttataaaaaaataatttcacggGAATTCTAAGACGTCTGTAATTTAGACTTTGACGTTCCTTACATGCTTCTCGGACATACTGGACACCGACTAACAGCATTAGTGTGTACCTACAGCCAATCAGCTGACTGCCCTGGGCGTCTGACATTTCCAACAACCAATGGAAAATAACCTTGGCTTCTATCaccattatttttaaagtttattggcTCTGTAAATGGTATTTAAATAACTAAGCCcttcctaaaaaataaatatccatcTCCGACTAAGTTTGAcctctgactttttttttgatCTCCGTGAAATCCTCTACAGCTCATCCCCAATTTTCGTGTTTAAATCTAGAATTTCCGACCTCACGATGGTTAAGTTGTGCATTTTGTCGCTTATCGCGGCAatctccctctctctgcccAGTAAGTCGTTGGCTAGCGTGCCAATCCTTAAGAAAAGGTCGTTCAGCGTGCTTTCTAAGCGAGACAGGTCTTTTCTCAAGGTGAAGACCTTGGGTTTGAGGTCGTTGGCAAAGTGCACGGCCTGGATGACGCGGAGTCTGTCGCTTTCTAGGTTTTGGAGTTTCTCCGAGTTGTTACCGAAGTTACTCCTAAGCTCCGAAAGCCTCTTTTTTATCGCGTCTATTCTATCGGAATTTGTGTTGACGGAGTTTTTCAGCTCGGTGATACGGTCGATACTTCCGACCAACGCGTCTCCGATGCTCTGTATCGTGCTCTTCTCCAGCTTTTCGAGTTTCCTCTCCAGCTCGTTGACGGATTCCGCCAACAGAGAGATATCTGAATCCAAGCCGGATATCCGCCGTACGTCGGTCTTCACGCCGTTGATCTTCATCGATACGTCTTTGGCTATGGCGGAAGCGCTGTTCTCGATCTTGGCGATGGCTTCTTGTAGGGAGGTTATGTTCCCTTCCAGCTGGTCTCTCTTCTCCGAGACCGACTTGGACCATGTTTTGATATTGGCCATATCCTTCTGGagctgttgcgcatgttgggAAATTTCTAGAGCCTTCAATTTCATCACTGCCTCTTCAGTCTCTTGCAGCTAAAGAACATTAGCGgtgaattaattaatattaatggaacacacaaaatatttaaaataatcgcATTTTCTTTATACCCAATACTTAGTTATAAACGACTTGCAGAATCGGACACATTattacacatataacacatttgtatataaaaagggggaaaaaatatatttctactaAATTTGTTTTAACTATTAAACAGACcggtttaataaaaataatatttttagaactagaaataacattttaaagccCTAAATGATCAATTTTCACTGATACTTCAGAAGAAGTCAGCAGGTCGCAGTTCACACAAAATAGTTTGGCGGAATCTAGCCGAGGATTGTTAGAATTGTAGTCCTTGATATGATGTACCTGGCGTCTGATAAATATAACTAACCGAAAGCTCAAAAAGGCTTCGTTACATCCCAGAATCAAGTGTTAAATTCCggatttttggggggaaaccTTCAAAACCTcaggttttctaaaaaaaaaaaaagtaatattaaaaagataataataataatgctctaATCCAGAGCACCTGAGTGGGATCCACCATAACTGCCAATCTTTTTTGGGAGGTTTAAGCCAAATGACTGCATAGAAAATTTGAAACTGTAACACCATCTTcatctagaaaaaaatatatacttgaaacagctttttaaaaaagatttattgtatattaaaactattttttttttatgaaaaacatatatttgtgATAACGCAAAAGTCCATAAGCAATTTCAAAATGTGCGCAGGTTATACAGtccgggggggagggggggtttgTTAATAACAGACAGGATGGCACAACATCATTTGCACGATTTTTAGAACGCAGATtttggttttaaccccttcatcggTGGGGGGCATTGAAGAGAAGGTTCTAAGACAGGCATCTTTGACCTTGCAGTTAATAAGACCTACTTATAAGCAATGAATGATTTTGAGAGCCGCTACagaaatgtgtgtaaaaaatgtcattttcggGATTAAGGATATAGCCAGAGGGCTACATGGAGTTTACGAAGCAGACCCTTTTTCTAAGAGTGCTTAAAGGTCAGAAATAGtcaataaaatactgtttaacCAAAGAACCCCTACctttaaaacaacaaacaaacaaaaaaaaccacatatttGTTACAGTCCAATTAAATAGAGACTCAtacaaaatagttaaatacttaaattttagatttttattttttctataaatttcTAAACAACTATCTTTTAAATTTGTACGTAGATCCTATCCTATTTGTTGTTTCCGTTGTTTGTATAGCGGAGAACAGGGGTTCTAGCTCTCTTGGCTCTCCATGGGCCAAGAGAGGCGGCTACCAGGTGAGAGGTgcactatataatataaaatatttatatatatatatatatatatatatatatatatatatatatatatatatatatatatatatatatatatatatataattaattataatctatatataatatataatattttatatgtccGACGGCTTCCCTTGTGAAGTTGCGACCACTGAGCCTTCCTTAGATGCCAAGCCCTAGTTTCAATAGCCTGCAGGCAAAGAAAGATCCTCAGCGAGGATGGCAGTAGAGGCACCAAAAATATTTCCTCTGCTAATCAAGAACaaatcataaaatgtatatttaacgTATAGAACCGACCGCTTATGTTCTCTCTTTAACAGTTACTTTTGCTCGGTAAAAAGTTTGAAGCCACTGGTGGGTTTGAAGACCAATTATTTTGGATCAGTGGGAGAGGAAGCCAAACATCAGATGCGTTCTGGAAAACTTTCTTTGCGAATAATGGGATGTTTTCGTTACCGATGCTGCCCGTCTGCCTATTTGGccttcagctatttttttttttttatgaacaatgtttttaaaaagttgAAAACGTGCCAGAAAATCATCGCTGTCACAACAGATTATCTTCATTAATATTCTGTGATAACAACACGAATCTAGAATCCCTCCCGCTGTATTGAGGTTTCGAggtgaaccaaaaaaaaaataaaaaataaaatatttatatatatatatataatttatttttaaagcattattACTATTTCTGTGCTATTTATTTTACCTTGAATAAAATATAGTGGTATCCAACGCTCACATTTATCTGTAATGTTTGTATATACAGGGAGGTGAAAATAATCATACGGCGTATTTACTACCAACTCCGGCGTTAACACAACATACATGTAATATTAACATGTAATATCTGTATGAAACGCAAACCCTACGTATGAAATATGTGCTTTCTTGTACTAAAATGCGGTTGATGCGTGGGTGCGTAATAATTGCAGAAACAGAAGATCTTCAAAGAAAATAAGATATTGTTTGTAGCGATatagacaaataaaaaatacatctaaGCGTCTTGTACCTATGGAATAATGTATAGGGACACACGTGTTTTCGGAGGCTCTGGGTGCACCGGACACATTACCCCCTGCTGGCCGTTTGGAACAATACTAAAATACTACCAACAATGGGAACTTAGGAACTAAATCttcaaaaaagaagaaactaacaaaaaaatcctgaataaaaacttaacttttaatgATATGCCCGACGAGCGCCGTGATATTAGAATTAGTATAGTGCCTCAACAGCAATGAACGGGTTAAAAACACAGGTTTGTCCCCTAAGAATAGAAATTACATTCTAGCGACTGAATGCTAAGTTGATTCGACCGTGAGCACTCACACGAGTGTGAACTCGGAGCTGTGGTTTTAACCTATTCATTGCTGTTGAGGCATTAGCACTGCTCTCATCACAAGGACGTTTTCAGGGCACGTCAATGAAAGTGAAGTTTTGATttataaagtttggtggagcAGGAAGAGCAGAATTATCCGAACTcccaagaaaaaaagataacgAGAAATCCCAAACAACAACAAGGTCTCTGTCTGTGAATTTTGTCACGCGCATAAAACGTTTGTtctgaagaagctgcagctttagGAGATTAGTTTTCCTCGCCGCCCGCCGGTTCGGTCTCTTCCTCTAAAACGTCCTCTGATTTTTGGTTGGGCGATGACTTCTGAGTCCTTTCCTTCAACAGCGAAATGTCGTTCTGCATTTTTAGAATGCTGTTGTCGTACTGAATGGCTTCGAGAGAATGCTGAACCTCCAGCATCTCAGAGATTACTTTCAGCAAGTTGTCCTCCGTATTAAAGACCTGGACGGTCAAGTCGTTCATCTTCTTGTCTAGATCGAGCACCTCGTTGGACACCCTGAGTAGGCCGCGAACGCCGCTTTCGATGCTCGGCAAATGTTTGATGCATTCCTCCAGTTTTGGTTGAAACTCCACCATGTTCTGGTTTATCTCCTTATTGACGTCGATCAGATCGCTCTGCTGCTTCTCCAGCCCCTCGATAACTTTGGTGTCCCAGTCCAGCTGCTCTTTGAGGTGGGAAAGCTCTTCTTCCTCCTGGTTTCTTACCGTTCTCACGTTCCTCTTGGTGCTATCTTCCATTTCTTTCAGTTTCTCAGACAGAACCTTCAGCGTGTGGTCGGCAGCATTGATTTTCCCGGTGGCCTGGTTGTGCAAGACCTTTGCCTCGGACTTCAACGATCGCGTGTCCTCGTTCAGCTGATCCAGACTTTTCTTCCACATATCGGTGATGTTCTGGAATCTGGAACTGACAAGCTGCATTTTTCTAGACAGCTGTTGTTCGTCCTTTTGGATGCCGTCTACGTCGCTGTGGACACTCGACAGCTGCTGTTGTAACTGGGCGAGTACGGAAGACGAAGAGCTGGCTTCTGCCAAGGTGTCTTCAGTAGACGAAAGCTGTATTGGTAACACAAAAACGCCCAGGTGCTTAGTGTGTAACAAAGAAGCGGAAGGTTTACATCTTTAAAATTACACGTATGTTTGTATGACCCTGGCTTTGCGTGTTTGAAATTTGTATAAGAATTCTCTGATGAATTCCTGTCTatggaaaataaacaatgtatggACATTTGACCGAAGACTAACACCACCTTATTCACAGATTATTTATTAGCCATATTGACTTGAAACACAGACTTTGATggtaatttttaatatttattttaaggctTTTGTGGAATACCGATAATGATCTTTCTTGGCGTGGCCTAAATCATGGAGCTTCATTTCCTTGGCCTCTCGAGCAAACAGGCTCGTTGAACGGAGTCACATCATATAAATGTATCCATTCTATGTTGGCCCTTTGTGATCTGTTTGCTCTTAGACTTAACGAACCAAAATACAAACGAACACCCGCCACGTTGACTCCGGCGCGACGACAAAAAGCATTTCCTGGCTTTCTGATTGGTCGCTGAAgcaggtaattatttttttctcattgttcTTTGGGAGCCGGAGGGCAGAAGGCTGCCTCCATCTAACTCAGGTGTCTGCTCTCAGTGACAATGAAGTATTGAGGGACTCGTAACAACTTCGTCTGACTTTGATTCCCAATACTCTCCCCATCAAAATTTAGCAAAACACTTGAGAGAGTGGGGTCTTACCATAGCAAAAGAGTAGTCTAGACATGgaccttttttgtttgttgtgctTAGAGGTCTTCCACCATCCCCTTGGCAAAGCCCATGAAGGTTAGGGGACACTTTGGGATTGATGGTTTTATTATTGGGGAAACTTGGATCTCAtattgcaggggtgtccaacctgcggccctccagctgctgcaggactacatctcccatactcctcagccagccccttagctgaaagagcattgtgggagatgtagtcctgcagcagctggagtgccgcaggttggacacccctgtcataTTGGCTTAAGACAGGTCTCGGTGAAATGAGCAAACATTTCAGAAGATCCTGAGTGGGAACTCACCATAATTGAGATTTTGACTTAATAAAGGAAGCATGAGCACCCTAGTACCCCATGGTTAGAAACCTATGAGGTCACACATAGAGGGCTTCTCCTGGGTTCCCCTTCCCCTGGATGCTCTTATCTTGCATCATATTTGGTTCTTGTACTCTACATAAGTTTCTAGGATTGTTACTGTGTAAATCTCTGGACTCTGAGTCACAAATACATCTTAATCTGAGTGCTGTAAGTAGAACATTTCCCAGAAAGATACAGACAGATGGTTTCAGAGAAGGTATGAGGTCAGCAGCAAGCGTAAGCCCAATAAGCCTCTTACACAAGACTATctgcattaaattattattatattcgaCAACCTTAGGTGAAAATGGACAAATATCACAGAAGGGGGAACCGTGACACAACATACAAATAATCacacaaatattaaacattCTAGTCTGTCCCGTTTCTTCAGGTTGACTTGCGGAGTTGTTACGTTTGATGTCAGGAGGAGGGGGAACGTGTTATCTGCCTATTCCGGCACAATGTTTGACATTTATCCCCAATCCCAACATTCACGCCTGTAAAACACACAGAAGAGCACCCTGGAAGAGATCACGGCATCTTAGAAGGTCATGATTAACCCACGATCACCCATGATCCTCTAATAAAGGCTCTAATAAATCACAACCACAGATAGACTTACTGGGTACTGGGACTTTAGGGTTAGTTAGTCTGTATCCCTCCCTCTGGATATTACTAGACAGGGTctaggccaggggtgtccaacctgcggccctcatctcccatactcctcagccagccccttagctgaaagagcattatgggagaggtagtcctgcagcagctggagggccgcaggttggacacccctggtctaggcACTGACAAGGCGTATAGGATTAGACCACCAAGGGTTATTTGATAAGATCTTAGGGTTTAGGGTCCATCAATGTAGTTTTATGGGTTTAGGGAGCAGCACCCAGGGGTGTAATGTTGTCTCAGTATTACTGTCCTGTCCAGATAACGCTTAGGGAGGCGCTAGTTGTTTTCCAATGTGTTATATATGGAtcttattaaatgttattattgggTAGGGTTGTTCTCATTAACCCCTGATTATCCCGCCTTCACATTGGGATTAGCCTAAAACTTGACGCTAATGTGCTTCAGAGATGTGGGTTGAACATTAGAAAGCACAGATAAAGCGCATATAACACAGATATTAGGCAGACATCAGCGCCCTGGTACGTGGAGCTCTGCGGCACATTTAAAAGATTTAAAAGATGGATTCAAATCCAATGCACCATGAATGAGACACCCCAAACACATGAGCTACTTCTATAGGCTCTGATGAACAGAAGGAAAAGTGGCCAACAGCCTGATAACGGGGGTAGTCTTATCGGTCCACCGgtgagcacagaaaggatccagcaaTTCAAGTAACATATGTTCAGACTGCCACCTCATGGCCATATGTTGAACTGCAGGAAGAAAAAACTACCGTAGTTCCTGAAATACTAGGAAGGTGTTAAAGGGAACCAGCTGGGGAGAGGGTTGGTGGATAGGCAGACCCTATGTAGCAAAATTGGGGGCAGATCAATATGTTGGGGAGGTTGGAGAGATCAAGGGTCTACCTTGTAACCAGAGCGCTTACACTAGGGAGGTATGTGCAGGAATGGCTGAACCTCCATTTTATGGGGGCTTCGTCTGAGGTTGTTATACCCCGGTGTTTTGTAGAAAGGACGATGGCCACAGAGGTAGGTGGCGAGGTGGCTGGGTCACTGCCCGTGGCCGGAATGCACCAACCAAGGGGAGGGTGCTGCCCCGTCGCAAATACACTAATTAAAATTAACCACagcctgtggttttttttgtctgtcaATCAGCATAAtatttttggagatatttagttaaACTTTTAGAAGCTGGGATggaggcagcctgtggcagaactaacattatttaatcaagttcctgtcctgaagttctctcccttcctgCCCCAATTCTTACaatggctgcctgaaccaatcaacaacaatcagcaacttaacaacaggggGGGTATTGAACCGCAAAATATGGGATTTGGCAAAAGTGACTGTAAAACACTACCTGTGGGAATAGAAGAATGAGCATTCCGCCGATCTGGTTATCCTCGTGATTTCATATAAcatcatcattttaaaatgaccATATATGGTAAAGaagactttaaaaatatatataaatatatatatttacctttccaaaaataagtttgatTTTGTCCTCCAGCTCTTCTAACGCCCCTGATCTTGTCTGAAGCGACTGGTACTTGGTTTCGAGGATGGAAAAGTTTTGAGACTGCTGATACACAAGCCTAAAACAAAACAGGAgtgaatgtttatatatatatatagtattgcaTCACCATTTAGGTGACATACAACCTTCCTGGGGGGAAAAAGGTAACTTTgtgctcctttttttatataaatatgattttttgactgaataatatttttttttttatattgtaacatttttcaGAATTTTTCCAGActttttcttgatatttttaGTATTGCGGAGTGCAGCTAGAATTTCTCTTTTGCGTTTACCGTTAACTCTAACCTTGACGTAAATAACCAATGATTTAGTGAATATCATCgacaaagaaagaaataaaataaaaacttttgaCGCATCCGGGCGCTCCCGCCATCACATGATCCTTAATCCATATGAcagctgcgtggtccctttaagtTTTCACGTTGTCCCTTTTGCCAATGCATGGGGTCTTAGGGCGTCTTACTAGAGACCCTCGTTTTACACTTGTGATGAGACTCATACTGCAGAAAAGTTTGAGATCTCATGTTCTAGatctcttgtgccattacatgGGAAAAATCTCCATCCATGTATCAGTCTGACCCAACCACAAGGGCAGCCTAGAACCGAAATCCGAGGCACGTTTCCCCTGCATGAGGGACCCAACAACCCAGACGTACGTATCGGCCTTCATGGGCATCGTCGGTGGGGTCCGCTTGGTGTCCCTCCAGACTCTATGAGCAATAAAGTGTGTCTGATAATCAATCGAGAACACAATGGAACTGCGTGACCCCGACAATCTGCctcttcaccccgagactggggcaaaacccCCTCAGATTATGGGTCaaatcatgtttatttttaactttaacaTTAATCACAGGTTTTCTTTCCATTTAAGGTTGAAAAATataaacgtaaaaaaaatatcttttaaacTTAAGTGAAGTAAACGTGATTaacccgtatatatatattatatatatatgaattaaggGATAATCAGGAAGGTGGCCGTTtctattaaacattattttttggcaTCCGATCGAACGGAAAATATTGGAATCGTTATTTTTAACCTGTGTGTTTCCTAAATTCAGTCTGCAATTTTTAGGTTCATTCAAGAGCCCCCCAAATATCAGACGACCCATTTAATTTCCCTAAACAAATTCTCATACTTCATATTGGGAGGTTTAGCTCCAATATTTTGACAAGTTTGTACAGCGCTCGGGAATACGATGGCGATATATATgataattattatgattttatatcAATTTTCATTAACATTTGCACTGACAGAGCTTTCAGATGCGGACGGGTATATTATTACACTTGGTGcggatacatatatattatatatgttgcGCAAACACAGCATAAGAGGAGGCAAGACAAGAGGAgatgcaggaaaggagacagggacacggaagcgaAGAAGAAGGTAGCCTATaccatgtgtgtttaaatcccctcgttgtattagcctctaccgcttccactgggaggctgttccacctatatACCACCCAATACTACAGACCTTTagccagaaaaaaagcaaaatgcagTTATTTTGTTATAGGCATAAAAAACAACAAGGGATTAAATCTTACCATGTCAAAGCTCCGCAGGCGGCCACGCAGATCAGGCACAGGAGTGTTCTGACGTCCACGCCACCGGACCCACTGACCGATGAATCCGGATCACTCTTCCGTGCCCGCTGCCCTGAGGATGGGGCACTTTGCTGGGCATCTTTAACGTCCTTACCCGACGATCCTTTCTTCCTCTGCTTCACTTCATTAGACATCATACAGAGCGTTGCAACAATCTATCTACAGAAATGAATCCCTCGCTACGTAAATATTATCTATGCATAAAGGCCTTTAGCTACACTTCTAGtgctataatataaaacattgcaACAGTGTAACAAGAAAACAGACTACAACCTAATGCTACAAAGTTGCATAAAAACTATGTTGCCAAAATTAATGaatgttaatttattaataaggaGCCTCCTGAGCTGTCCTATGCAGGGGTTAATCCGTAGCCACCTCCCAGGCTCAGCACCGGCTCCCTGCCTATGTGGCATCCAGACAAACCCACACTGTCCCAAAATACTTCGCTGGACGGGAGAAGGACCATCCTGCTACGGAAGCCCTGCTGGGACAAACCAAGAGCTACGCGTTTTCTAAAACCAGCCATACGCTAACCCCTCTACTAATATAAACAACATAATAcaataacataattaatatattattaatatatatataatacttaatatatatagtCAATGAACGTTTTATGAATACTACGCTAATATACACGTATCCAGAAGTCATTGATACGGAAAATTGGTTTAATTACTAAAGGCTTCATTGCAGAGGCTCCAGGAGCCGAATATTATTTTCTCATATCTGATTATATGACTATAACATTCTGGAATATTGGGGGGCGCTCACTGACAGCCCAGCAAATGAATGACTGAATCTACAAAAGCCATCTTTGATTAGGGCAGCTTATTTGGCAATtggtgattaaaaataaaaaaaggtaacaagtgactgaagaaaaataatatctCTTGCATTAATATGCAATGTTAAACAGAATTAAATATACACCCACCCTGTATGCAAAGGGCAGAGGTACTTTGCCCACTTCAAACATGGTTGTTCAGGGCCTGCTTAGTGCTAGCGGATGAAGGCTGAAAGAGGCGGAACGTTCGTTTAGCTGCGGGTGGAGCAGCCGGACGGCTGATGCTGTGGGACCGCTGCTCTCTCCATGTGTTTGTGTTGCAGAGGGTAGACACATGGAGGTTTTAGCTGAAGAGTTTGGG includes the following:
- the IKBIP gene encoding inhibitor of nuclear factor kappa-B kinase-interacting protein isoform X2 → MMSNEVKQRKKGSSGKDVKDAQQSAPSSGQRARKSDPDSSVSGSGGVDVRTLLCLICVAACGALTWLVYQQSQNFSILETKYQSLQTRSGALEELEDKIKLIFGKLQETEEAVMKLKALEISQHAQQLQKDMANIKTWSKSVSEKRDQLEGNITSLQEAIAKIENSASAIAKDVSMKINGVKTDVRRISGLDSDISLLAESVNELERKLEKLEKSTIQSIGDALVGSIDRITELKNSVNTNSDRIDAIKKRLSELRSNFGNNSEKLQNLESDRLRVIQAVHFANDLKPKVFTLRKDLSRLESTLNDLFLRIGTLANDLLGREREIAAISDKMHNLTIVRSEILDLNTKIGDEL
- the IKBIP gene encoding inhibitor of nuclear factor kappa-B kinase-interacting protein isoform X1, which gives rise to MMSNEVKQRKKGSSGKDVKDAQQSAPSSGQRARKSDPDSSVSGSGGVDVRTLLCLICVAACGALTWLVYQQSQNFSILETKYQSLQTRSGALEELEDKIKLIFGKLSSTEDTLAEASSSSSVLAQLQQQLSSVHSDVDGIQKDEQQLSRKMQLVSSRFQNITDMWKKSLDQLNEDTRSLKSEAKVLHNQATGKINAADHTLKVLSEKLKEMEDSTKRNVRTVRNQEEEELSHLKEQLDWDTKVIEGLEKQQSDLIDVNKEINQNMVEFQPKLEECIKHLPSIESGVRGLLRVSNEVLDLDKKMNDLTVQVFNTEDNLLKVISEMLEVQHSLEAIQYDNSILKMQNDISLLKERTQKSSPNQKSEDVLEEETEPAGGEEN